The following proteins are encoded in a genomic region of Cercospora beticola chromosome 8, complete sequence:
- a CDS encoding uncharacterized protein (antiSMASH:Cluster_3~CAZy:AA3), with protein MHCGNSPEEAEALGCKFDLMTYGWIHPNCYNESLSAEWQAEWGPWEWRTEKDGTKETEIPYEALPYQRVVIRKDKLEAFDETISQEYDMYAAPDMSVHGEHGALQLSIPRVWEDPVTLQLEAARASNLGLNLDINSGNPLGMASVPSTAKAGLRSTATKAYLENAPHNLTIMTETTVARVILDGTKAIGVRTANGDEYRASREVILSAGAVSTPKLLMLSGIGDTNELAKHNIETLHHLPGVGKNLQDHLSAPFCWKQKKGAVDWPKHFSNPDTIAKAREQFMKDGTGPLSVFFQGLVMGFFKADEVLDSEEFDGLDQDVKDHLRNETIPVWELSSHIPPCTPNALSAPENHYLTMFIFLHNPQSRGTVRLASADPNAPPLIDPNFFSHPFDTLCALAATKRALAFTRYPSIAADIDYQADGPESESDEHILQYWRKAASSTWHPSCTASMGREEDETTCVLSDFKVKGLQGLRVVDLSVLPFLLSCHPVSIAYLVGEIAAEKIIGGFELDK; from the exons TGGCAAGCAGAATGGGGGCCATGGGAGTGGAGAACCGAGAAGGATGGCACCAAAGAGACGGAGATTCCATATGAAGCACTTCCGTATCAGCGCGTCGT GATTCGAAAAGACAAGCTTGAAGCTTTCGACGAAACGATCAGTCAGGAATACGACATGTATGCAGCTCCTGACATGAGCGTTCATGGCGAGCACGGAGCACTTCAACTCTCAATCCCTAGGGTATGGGAGGATCCTGTTACGCTTCAGCTCGAGGCCGCCAGAGCGTCTAATCTGGGCCTCAATCTAGACATCAACAGTGGCAACCCATTAGGAATGGCCAGCGTGCCTTCGACAGCCAAAGCTGGGCTCAGGAGCACAGCCACGAAAGCTTATTTGGAGAACGCTCCCCACAACCTGACAATCATGACTGAGACCACTGTGGCTAGAGTCATTCTAGATGGCACGAAAGCGATCGGAGTCCGTACTGCAAACGGAGATGAAT ACCGCGCATCGAGAGAAGTCATCCTCTCAGCGGGAGCAGTGAGCACTCCGAAACTTCTGATGTTGTCAGGCATTGGCGATACGAATGAACTCGCCAAGCACAATATCGAGACATTGCATCACCTTCCTGGAGTGGGCAAGAACCTCCAAGACCATCTATCAGCTCCTTTCTGCTGGAAGCAAAAGAAGGGCGCAGTGGACTGGCCAAAGCACTTTTCAAATCCTGATACCATCGCAAAAGCACGAGAACAATTCATGAAGGATGGGACGGGTCCATTGAGCGTCTTCTTCCAGGGTCTAGTCATGGGATTCTTCAAAGCCGACGAAGTCCTGGATAGCGAAGAATTTGATGGCTTGGATCAGGACGTGAAGGATCACTTGCGTAATGAGACTATCCCTGTGTGGGAGCTGAGCAGCC ACATTCCACCCTGCACTCCAAACGCATTATCCGCTCCTGAGAACCACTACCTGACAATGTTCATCTTCCTTCACAACCCACAATCTCGAGGAACAGTCCGTCTTGCCTCTGCTGATCCCAATGCCCCACCGCTCATCGAtcccaacttcttctctcaTCCCTTCGACACTCTGTGTGCTCTAGCAGCCACTAAGCGAGCACTAGCTTTTACTCGTTACCCTTCGATTGCGGCGGACATTGACTACCAAGCCGATGGACCTGAAAGTGAGAGCGATGAGCACATCCTGCAATACTGGAGAAAAGCTGCTTCTAGCACATGGCATCCTTCTTGTACTGCGAGCATGGGAAgggaggaagatgagacTACATGTGTACTGTCCGACTTCAAGGTAAAAGGCCTTCAAGGTCTGAGAGTCGTTGACTTGAGTGTGCTTCCTTTCCTGCTGAGTTGCCACCCAGTGAGCATTGCGTATCTGGTCGGCGAGATTGCAGCGGAGAAGATCATTGGGGGTTTTGAGTTGGACAAGTAG